From the genome of Acidobacteriota bacterium:
TGCCGGCACTGGCTCCTTTCGATGAGTTGGCGGCTCTTCTCGATCGCCTCGGCGGACGGATCGGCCGGGAGCCGGCCGAGGCCATCTGTGATCGTTTGGCCGGCGGCTTGCGCCGGTATCTCGAGCGCGCGAGTGGCGAGCCGGCGGAGGAGATGACCTCATTCGAGCTGCGATTGCTGGCTCGCAGGTTGGAATGGCCGGAGACGGTGCAGCGCGGGATTCACGCCGTGATGGACACCGCTGACCGGGTTCGCTTCGGACGCATGCCGGCCGATGAGAATCATCTCCGACGAGCGATCGAGGAGAGCCGCGGCGTGGCCGAAGACCTCGAAAAACACCTGGTCGCGGATGATGAAGCGGAGGAACTGGAGGCCACCGGATGATACGGCTGGCCGCGCCCATGTGGTTGGCTCTCGGTGGCGTCGGGCTGATCGCCGCGATCCTGTGGCTCCTTCGCCGGCGATGGCAGCGCTATCCATTCCCGATTGGCGGAAGGGTCGAGGGAAAGCGAGGCGGACGATTGAGTTGGACGGCGATTGCCGGGATTCTGGCGGCCCTCGCCTTCGCGCCCCTGGCGGTGTCTCTGGCGCGGCCCCAGGAAGTGCTCTCGAGGCAACTCGAACACGCCGAGGGCGTGGACATGGTGGTGGTTCTAGATATTTCGGGTTCGATGGCAGCGCTCGACTTCCAGCCCACCGATCGCCTTGGTGTCGCCAAGGAGACAATTGCAGACTTCCTCGAGCGCCGTCCTCACGATCGCATAGGACTCGTCGTCTTTGCCGGCGCAGCAGTCACGATCTGCCCCCTGACTCTCGATCACGAGGTTGCCGGCCATCTTCTCGAGCAGGTCGAGCTGCGAACGCTGCCCGACGGGACGGCCATCGGGCTGGGGCTCGGAACGGCGGTCAACCGCCTGCGGGTGTCGACCTCCGACTCCAAGGTCATTGTGCTGGTGACCGATGGCTCCAATAACGCTGGCCAACTCGACCCCCGGACTGCGGCAGAGCTCGCGAGGGACGAGGAGATCACCGTTC
Proteins encoded in this window:
- a CDS encoding VWA domain-containing protein → MIRLAAPMWLALGGVGLIAAILWLLRRRWQRYPFPIGGRVEGKRGGRLSWTAIAGILAALAFAPLAVSLARPQEVLSRQLEHAEGVDMVVVLDISGSMAALDFQPTDRLGVAKETIADFLERRPHDRIGLVVFAGAAVTICPLTLDHEVAGHLLEQVELRTLPDGTAIGLGLGTAVNRLRVSTSDSKVIVLVTDGSNNAGQLDPRTAAELARDEEITVHTVLVGRGGKVPIPVWMRDPRTGREFSQIQNVEVEINPELLAEISRSTGGASFRARDPEALAEVFSEIDRMEKTVFTSTRLVRYRERFEPWALGALILLAAGVVLEGVAGRTPW